A single Cnuibacter physcomitrellae DNA region contains:
- a CDS encoding M23 family metallopeptidase, with the protein MPLRRALLGALATAALVVAGAVALPGAAWADDYPTWDDVKNAQADEQAKQAEVTRIQGLLDGMRAEVAAAQALSQQRGEEYNRAQAAFDTAAYKADELETQAAEAQQRADASNRQAGQLAAQLGRAGNSDLTVSLLAGGGASGSGDLLYQLGTMSMLTSKTSQIYAQAEQDSNTAAALSAQAEIARAELEALAAEAQRLRDEAVSAQQAAESALAEQQNHEVELQTQLQVLTENRQATEADYQKGVEARAEAARQAMLAGLPTLPFIAASGWASPFPGGYSSDEYGMRVNPVSGAYLMHSGIDLVVSGGSCGVPVYAAAEGIVEYAGWNGGYGNFVEIDHGGGISTGYGHNTRLLVGVGAYVQPGQPIALAGTTGNSTGCHVHYEVRQNGSGINPRPFMQAVGIEFG; encoded by the coding sequence GTGCCGCTGAGACGAGCGCTCCTGGGTGCCCTCGCCACGGCCGCCCTGGTGGTCGCGGGTGCGGTCGCGCTCCCCGGCGCCGCCTGGGCGGACGACTACCCCACGTGGGACGACGTCAAGAACGCGCAGGCCGACGAGCAGGCCAAGCAGGCCGAGGTCACGCGCATCCAGGGTCTGCTCGACGGGATGCGGGCCGAGGTCGCCGCCGCGCAGGCGCTGTCGCAGCAGCGCGGCGAGGAGTACAACCGGGCTCAGGCCGCCTTCGACACCGCCGCCTACAAGGCCGACGAGCTCGAGACGCAGGCCGCTGAGGCGCAGCAGCGCGCCGATGCGTCGAACCGGCAGGCGGGACAGCTGGCCGCCCAGCTCGGGCGGGCGGGCAACAGCGACCTCACCGTCTCCCTCCTCGCGGGTGGCGGCGCGTCCGGGTCCGGCGATCTGCTCTACCAGCTCGGCACGATGTCGATGCTCACGTCGAAGACGTCGCAGATCTACGCGCAGGCGGAGCAGGACAGCAACACCGCGGCCGCGCTCTCGGCGCAGGCCGAGATCGCCCGCGCCGAGCTCGAGGCGCTCGCGGCCGAGGCCCAGCGGCTGCGCGACGAGGCGGTGAGCGCGCAGCAGGCCGCCGAGTCCGCCCTCGCAGAGCAGCAGAACCACGAGGTCGAGCTGCAGACGCAGCTCCAGGTCCTGACGGAGAACCGCCAGGCGACCGAGGCCGACTACCAGAAGGGCGTCGAGGCGCGAGCCGAGGCAGCGCGTCAGGCGATGCTCGCCGGCCTGCCCACGCTTCCCTTCATCGCGGCGAGCGGATGGGCCAGCCCGTTCCCGGGCGGCTACTCGTCCGACGAGTACGGGATGCGCGTCAACCCCGTCTCGGGCGCGTACCTCATGCACTCGGGCATCGACCTGGTGGTGAGCGGCGGATCCTGCGGCGTGCCCGTCTACGCGGCGGCCGAGGGGATCGTCGAGTACGCCGGCTGGAACGGCGGCTACGGCAACTTCGTCGAGATCGACCACGGCGGCGGCATCTCCACCGGCTACGGGCACAACACGAGGCTCCTGGTCGGGGTCGGCGCCTACGTCCAGCCCGGCCAGCCGATCGCGCTCGCGGGCACCACGGGCAACTCCACCGGATGCCACGTGCACTACGAGGTGCGCCAGAACGGCTCCGGGATCAACCCGCGTCCCTTCATGCAGGCAGTAGGAATCGAGTTCGGATGA